Proteins found in one Rhodobacter capsulatus SB 1003 genomic segment:
- a CDS encoding electron transport complex subunit E: MSESYAKIARDGLWDKNIVTGQMLALCPTLAITGTATNGLGMGLATTVVLILSNVVISALRKTIAPEIRIPAFILIIAAIVTVVDLALNAWLHDLHKVLGLFIALIVTNCAILGRAEAFASRFGVLASALDGLMMGIGFTLALVVVGAIREILGSGTLFAQASLLLGPHFAFMELQIFPDYPGFLIMILPPGGFLVVGGLFALKRIIDARKPTIEQEIKQMRTERVFTAAGVLKPKLETGEEA, from the coding sequence ATGTCGGAGAGTTACGCCAAGATCGCCCGCGACGGCTTGTGGGACAAGAACATCGTGACGGGCCAGATGCTGGCGCTGTGCCCGACGCTGGCCATCACCGGCACCGCCACGAACGGGCTGGGCATGGGGCTGGCGACGACGGTGGTGCTGATCCTGTCGAACGTGGTGATTTCCGCGCTGCGCAAGACCATCGCCCCGGAGATCCGCATTCCGGCCTTCATCCTGATCATCGCCGCCATCGTGACCGTGGTCGATCTGGCGCTGAACGCCTGGCTGCACGATCTGCACAAGGTGCTGGGCCTCTTCATCGCGCTGATCGTGACCAACTGCGCCATCCTGGGCCGGGCCGAGGCCTTTGCCTCGCGCTTTGGCGTGCTCGCCTCGGCGCTTGACGGGCTGATGATGGGGATCGGCTTCACGCTTGCGCTGGTGGTGGTGGGGGCGATCCGGGAAATCCTGGGTTCGGGGACGCTTTTCGCCCAGGCCTCGCTGCTTCTGGGGCCGCATTTCGCCTTCATGGAGCTGCAGATCTTTCCCGACTACCCCGGCTTTCTGATCATGATCCTGCCGCCGGGCGGCTTTCTGGTGGTGGGGGGGCTTTTCGCGCTCAAGCGCATCATCGATGCCCGCAAGCCGACGATCGAACAGGAAATCAAGCAGATGCGCACCGAACGCGTGTTCACCGCGGCGGGCGTGCTGAAACCGAAACTGGAAACCGGAGAAGAGGCATGA
- a CDS encoding RnfABCDGE type electron transport complex subunit D codes for MHMPVAGPHTHTLFTVSRTMLTVVAALTPATLFGLWEFGWPAIFLFLTTVVSAWVFEVACLKIADKPIRPFATDGSAILSGWLVAMTLPPYAPWWVGVIGSFIAIVIAKHLFGGLGQNLFNPAMVARAMLVVALPVQMTTWIAPVGLLEGPSFLHGLSITFLGSQEFDAVSSASTLSHIKSQISAGATMGEILPTLADLESRLLGFVPGSLGETSTVLLALGGLLLLVTRIITPTIPLAVLGTLVTLSAICSFLAPDRFAPPILHLTSGSTMLCAFFIATDYVTSPVTTAGKWVYGIGIGTLVFVIRTFGAFPEGVAFAVLLMNSVTPLIETYIRPRIFGRSRTGKPLGAAKPAKGAQK; via the coding sequence ATGCACATGCCCGTTGCGGGCCCGCACACCCACACGCTGTTCACCGTTTCCCGCACGATGCTGACGGTGGTGGCGGCGCTGACGCCCGCCACCCTGTTCGGGCTGTGGGAATTCGGCTGGCCCGCGATTTTCCTGTTCCTGACCACGGTCGTCTCGGCCTGGGTCTTCGAGGTCGCCTGCCTGAAGATCGCGGACAAGCCGATCCGGCCCTTTGCCACCGACGGCTCGGCGATCCTGTCGGGCTGGCTTGTCGCGATGACGCTGCCGCCCTATGCGCCCTGGTGGGTCGGCGTGATCGGGTCCTTCATCGCCATCGTCATCGCGAAACACCTGTTCGGCGGGCTGGGGCAGAACCTGTTCAACCCGGCGATGGTCGCCCGCGCCATGCTCGTCGTCGCGCTGCCGGTGCAGATGACCACCTGGATCGCGCCGGTCGGCCTGCTGGAGGGCCCCTCCTTCCTGCACGGGCTGTCGATCACTTTCCTTGGTTCGCAGGAGTTCGACGCCGTCTCCTCCGCCTCGACGCTGAGCCACATCAAGAGCCAGATCAGCGCGGGCGCGACGATGGGCGAGATCCTCCCGACGCTGGCGGATCTGGAAAGCCGTCTTCTGGGCTTCGTGCCCGGCAGCCTGGGCGAGACCTCGACCGTGCTTCTGGCACTGGGCGGGCTTTTGCTGCTGGTCACAAGGATCATCACACCGACGATCCCGCTGGCCGTGCTGGGCACGCTGGTCACGCTGTCGGCGATCTGCTCCTTCCTTGCGCCGGACCGCTTCGCCCCGCCGATCCTGCATCTGACCTCGGGCTCGACGATGCTCTGCGCCTTCTTCATCGCCACCGATTACGTCACCTCGCCGGTCACCACCGCAGGCAAATGGGTCTATGGCATCGGCATCGGCACGCTGGTCTTCGTGATCCGCACCTTCGGCGCCTTCCCCGAGGGCGTGGCCTTTGCGGTGCTCTTGATGAACTCGGTCACGCCCCTGATCGAAACCTACATCCGGCCGCGGATCTTCGGACGGTCCCGCACCGGCAAGCCGCTTGGCGCCGCCAAACCCGCGAAGGGAGCGCAGAAATGA
- the rsxC gene encoding electron transport complex subunit RsxC — MRLPSIATLFHPLQSFSIRGGIHPETHKHLTSECEIETMPMPALIRLPLQQHIGAEAEPIVKRDDLVLKGQLIAKARGPLSANIHAPTSGRVIAVGHFVAPHASGLPVPTITIRPDGEDKWGPHLPRLRPENAAPEEIAAQVAAAGIVGMGGATFPSAVKLNLRAKYDLTTLIINGAECEPYLTCDDRLMRERAEEIADGIGIMARALGVKQVFVAIESNKPQAIEAMTRYNRALGYTFKIHVVPTQYPMGSEKHLVKMITGQETPARALTADLGVVVHNIATAHAVHLAVRYGEPLIARTVTVSGHGIRRPANLRVLIGTPVSEIIAHCGGFTEEPDRLLLGGPMMGMPIQNPRVPVVKGTNGILALTAAETPEAKTMPCIRCGRCVQGCPVGLTPFELNARIHAGDLEGAAKVGLMDCLACGCCSYNCPANLPLVQSFQFAKGKLSERQSRKHQQEETKRLAAARKAREEAIAEAKKQMMLKRKAEMAAKKKAEEAAAAAAMPPPATATAIQGEATP, encoded by the coding sequence ATGAGACTTCCCTCGATCGCCACCCTGTTTCATCCGCTGCAATCCTTTTCGATCCGCGGCGGGATCCACCCGGAAACCCACAAGCATCTGACCTCGGAATGCGAGATCGAGACGATGCCGATGCCCGCGCTGATCCGCCTGCCCTTGCAGCAGCATATCGGCGCCGAGGCGGAGCCGATCGTGAAACGCGACGATCTGGTGCTGAAGGGCCAGCTGATCGCCAAGGCCCGGGGGCCGCTGTCGGCCAACATCCATGCGCCGACCTCGGGGCGGGTGATCGCGGTGGGGCATTTCGTGGCCCCGCATGCCTCGGGCCTGCCGGTGCCGACGATCACCATCCGCCCCGACGGCGAGGACAAATGGGGCCCGCACCTGCCGCGCCTCCGCCCCGAGAACGCCGCGCCCGAAGAGATCGCGGCGCAGGTGGCGGCGGCGGGGATCGTCGGCATGGGGGGCGCCACCTTCCCTTCGGCGGTGAAGCTGAACCTGCGGGCGAAATACGATCTGACGACGCTGATCATCAACGGCGCCGAATGCGAACCCTATCTGACCTGCGATGACCGGCTGATGCGCGAACGCGCCGAGGAAATCGCCGACGGCATCGGCATCATGGCCCGGGCGCTGGGCGTGAAACAGGTCTTCGTGGCGATCGAATCGAACAAGCCGCAGGCGATCGAGGCGATGACGCGTTACAACCGCGCGCTTGGCTACACGTTCAAGATCCATGTGGTGCCGACGCAATATCCGATGGGCTCGGAAAAGCATCTGGTGAAGATGATCACCGGACAGGAAACCCCGGCCCGGGCGCTGACCGCCGATCTGGGCGTCGTCGTGCACAACATCGCCACCGCCCATGCCGTCCACCTGGCCGTGCGCTATGGCGAGCCGCTGATCGCGCGGACGGTGACGGTTTCGGGACACGGCATCCGCCGCCCCGCCAACCTGCGGGTGCTGATCGGCACGCCGGTGTCGGAGATCATCGCCCATTGCGGCGGCTTCACCGAGGAACCGGACCGGCTGCTTCTGGGCGGGCCGATGATGGGGATGCCGATCCAGAACCCGCGGGTGCCGGTGGTCAAGGGCACGAACGGCATTCTGGCGCTGACCGCGGCGGAAACGCCCGAGGCGAAGACCATGCCCTGCATCCGCTGCGGCCGCTGCGTGCAGGGCTGCCCGGTGGGGCTGACGCCCTTCGAGCTGAACGCCCGCATCCACGCGGGCGATCTGGAGGGCGCGGCCAAGGTCGGGCTGATGGACTGCCTTGCCTGCGGCTGCTGTTCCTACAACTGCCCCGCCAACCTGCCGCTGGTGCAGTCGTTCCAGTTCGCCAAGGGCAAGCTCTCGGAACGGCAAAGCCGCAAGCACCAGCAGGAGGAAACCAAGCGTCTCGCCGCCGCCCGCAAGGCCCGCGAAGAGGCGATCGCCGAGGCGAAGAAACAGATGATGCTGAAGCGCAAGGCCGAGATGGCCGCGAAGAAGAAAGCCGAAGAAGCGGCCGCTGCGGCAGCGATGCCCCCGCCCGCGACCGCAACCGCCATCCAGGGGGAGGCCACGCCGTGA
- a CDS encoding RnfABCDGE type electron transport complex subunit B, whose amino-acid sequence MIAAAASMSALGLGLGYLLGAAARKFHVETPPIVEEIAKILPGTNCGACGFPGCNGLAEAMAEGNAPVTACTPGGRDVALALAEIVTVEAGADAGPIAEIEPMVAFVFEDHCTGCQKCFKRCPTDAIVGGAKQIHTVVMDACIGCDACIEVCPTEAIVSRVKPKTLKTWYWDKPQPGLVAASAETAA is encoded by the coding sequence ATGATCGCAGCCGCCGCTTCCATGTCGGCCCTCGGGCTCGGGCTGGGCTACCTGCTCGGCGCCGCCGCCCGCAAGTTCCACGTCGAGACCCCGCCGATCGTCGAGGAAATCGCCAAGATCCTGCCCGGCACCAATTGCGGCGCCTGCGGCTTTCCCGGCTGCAACGGTCTGGCCGAGGCGATGGCCGAGGGCAACGCGCCGGTGACCGCCTGCACCCCGGGCGGGCGCGATGTGGCGCTGGCCCTGGCCGAGATCGTCACCGTCGAGGCGGGCGCCGACGCAGGCCCGATCGCCGAGATCGAGCCGATGGTCGCCTTTGTTTTCGAGGATCACTGCACCGGCTGCCAGAAATGTTTCAAGCGCTGCCCGACCGATGCGATCGTCGGCGGCGCCAAGCAGATCCATACCGTGGTGATGGACGCCTGCATCGGCTGCGACGCCTGCATCGAGGTCTGCCCGACCGAGGCGATCGTCAGCCGCGTCAAGCCGAAGACCCTCAAGACCTGGTATTGGGACAAGCCGCAACCGGGTCTGGTCGCGGCAAGCGCGGAGACCGCAGCATGA
- the fdxC gene encoding ferredoxin FdxC produces MDKATLTFTDVSITVNVPTGTRIIEMSEKVGSGITYGCREGECGTCMTHILEGSENLSEPTALEMRVLEENLGGKDDRLACQCRVLGGAVKVRPA; encoded by the coding sequence ATGGACAAGGCCACACTGACGTTCACCGATGTCTCGATCACGGTCAACGTGCCCACCGGAACCCGCATCATCGAGATGTCGGAAAAGGTCGGCTCGGGCATCACCTACGGCTGCCGCGAGGGCGAATGCGGCACCTGCATGACCCATATCCTCGAAGGGTCGGAAAACCTGTCGGAACCGACCGCGCTGGAAATGCGGGTGCTGGAGGAAAACCTGGGCGGCAAGGATGACCGTCTGGCCTGCCAGTGCCGGGTGCTGGGCGGCGCCGTCAAGGTTCGCCCCGCCTGA
- the betC gene encoding choline-sulfatase, translating to MDPRPNILVIMVDQANGTLFPDGPAPFLHTPHLKRLAKRSTRFANTYTASPLCAPARASFMSGQLPSRTRVYDNAAEFASDIPTFAHHLRRAGYATTLSGKMHFVGPDQLHGFEERLTTDIYPADFGWTPDYTKPGERIDWWYHNLGSVTGAGVAEITNQMEYDDEVAYHATRKLYDLSRRQDDRPWCLTVSFTHPHDPYVARKRFWDLYEESPALDPTVPALPFEDQDPQSRRILESCDFRNFEITPEMIRRARQGYFASISYIDEKIGEILDVLERGRMADNTIIVFVSDHGDMLGERGLWFKMNFFEGSARVPMMIAAPGWKPGRIDTPVSTLDITPTLAALAGIDISTLARWTDGVDLDPVAQGGARAAVPMEYAAESTIAPMVCLREGRYKLMLCAVDPPMLYDLEADPQELVNLATAPEHADTLKRLTDQALTRWDLGAFDAAVRESQARRWAVYDALRNGAYFPWDYQPLQKASERYMRNHMDLNVLEENQRYPRGE from the coding sequence ATGGACCCCCGCCCGAATATTCTTGTCATCATGGTGGATCAGGCCAACGGGACGCTGTTTCCCGACGGTCCGGCCCCGTTCCTGCACACGCCGCATCTGAAGCGTCTGGCGAAGCGGTCCACCCGCTTTGCCAATACCTACACGGCCAGCCCCTTGTGTGCCCCCGCGCGGGCGTCCTTCATGTCGGGGCAGTTGCCGTCCCGCACGCGGGTTTACGACAATGCGGCCGAATTCGCCTCGGACATTCCGACCTTCGCGCATCACCTGCGCCGGGCGGGCTATGCCACGACGCTTTCGGGCAAGATGCATTTCGTCGGCCCCGATCAGCTGCATGGCTTCGAGGAACGGCTGACGACCGACATTTACCCGGCCGATTTCGGCTGGACGCCCGATTACACCAAGCCGGGCGAGCGGATCGACTGGTGGTATCACAACCTCGGCTCGGTCACCGGCGCGGGCGTGGCCGAGATCACCAACCAGATGGAATATGACGACGAGGTCGCCTATCACGCCACGCGCAAGCTTTACGACCTGTCGCGGCGGCAGGACGACCGGCCCTGGTGTCTGACGGTGTCCTTCACCCATCCACACGACCCCTATGTGGCGCGCAAGCGGTTCTGGGATCTTTACGAGGAAAGTCCGGCGCTGGACCCCACCGTGCCTGCGCTGCCTTTCGAGGATCAGGACCCGCAGTCGCGGCGTATTCTGGAATCCTGTGATTTCAGAAATTTCGAAATAACCCCCGAAATGATCCGCCGTGCCCGCCAGGGGTATTTTGCCTCGATCAGCTACATCGATGAAAAGATAGGGGAAATCCTTGACGTTCTGGAACGCGGGCGGATGGCGGACAACACGATCATCGTCTTCGTCTCGGATCATGGCGACATGCTGGGCGAGCGCGGCTTGTGGTTCAAGATGAACTTCTTCGAGGGCTCGGCGCGGGTGCCGATGATGATTGCCGCGCCCGGCTGGAAACCCGGGCGGATCGACACGCCGGTCTCGACGCTTGACATCACGCCGACGCTGGCGGCCTTGGCGGGGATCGACATTTCCACGTTGGCGCGCTGGACCGACGGGGTCGATCTGGACCCGGTGGCGCAAGGCGGGGCCCGCGCCGCGGTGCCGATGGAATATGCCGCGGAATCGACGATCGCGCCGATGGTCTGCCTGCGCGAGGGGCGTTACAAGCTGATGCTCTGTGCCGTCGATCCGCCGATGCTTTACGACCTCGAAGCCGATCCGCAAGAACTGGTCAATCTGGCCACCGCGCCCGAACATGCGGATACACTGAAGCGGCTGACCGATCAGGCGCTGACGCGTTGGGATCTGGGCGCCTTCGATGCGGCGGTGCGCGAAAGCCAGGCGCGGCGCTGGGCGGTTTATGACGCGCTGCGCAACGGCGCCTATTTCCCTTGGGATTACCAGCCGCTGCAAAAGGCGTCGGAACGCTACATGCGCAACCACATGGACCTGAACGTGCTGGAGGAAAACCAGCGCTATCCGCGCGGCGAGTGA
- the fdxN gene encoding ferredoxin FdxN codes for MAMKIDPELCTSCGDCEPVCPTNAIAPKKGVYVINADTCTECEGEHDLPQCVNACMTDNCINPAA; via the coding sequence ATGGCCATGAAGATCGATCCCGAACTCTGCACCTCTTGCGGCGACTGCGAACCGGTCTGCCCGACCAATGCGATCGCGCCGAAGAAAGGCGTTTATGTGATCAACGCCGACACCTGCACCGAATGCGAAGGCGAGCATGACCTGCCGCAATGCGTCAACGCCTGCATGACCGACAACTGCATCAACCCGGCGGCGTAA
- the rsxG gene encoding electron transport complex subunit RsxG, with the protein MTDTPPPEKPKLPWFKASPLAHGIMLAMFALVTAVLLAVANDSTSAPIAARGAEDLAASLEQVIPHDLHDNDLAAAMRPVSDAEEGTIKVYVATKAGAVTGLAYELSGPGYSGQIRVLLGIAPDGTLLGVRVLSHTETPGLGDKIEVAKDDWILGFAGKSLADPEPGHWKVKRDGGVFDQFSGATITPRAVVKTIYRGLMFFDRNKAALTAPLPPKS; encoded by the coding sequence ATGACCGACACGCCCCCCCCCGAAAAACCGAAACTGCCCTGGTTCAAGGCCTCGCCTCTGGCGCACGGGATCATGCTGGCGATGTTTGCGCTGGTCACCGCGGTGCTGCTGGCCGTGGCGAACGACAGCACCTCGGCGCCGATCGCCGCCCGCGGCGCCGAAGATCTGGCCGCCTCGCTGGAACAGGTGATCCCGCACGACCTGCACGACAATGATCTGGCGGCCGCGATGCGCCCGGTCAGCGACGCCGAGGAAGGCACGATCAAGGTCTATGTCGCCACCAAAGCGGGCGCGGTGACGGGCCTCGCCTATGAACTTTCCGGCCCCGGCTACAGCGGTCAGATCCGGGTGCTGCTGGGCATCGCCCCCGATGGCACGCTTTTGGGCGTGCGGGTGCTGTCGCATACCGAAACCCCGGGTCTGGGCGACAAGATCGAAGTGGCGAAGGATGACTGGATCCTGGGCTTCGCCGGCAAGTCGCTGGCCGATCCCGAGCCCGGCCACTGGAAGGTGAAACGCGACGGCGGCGTGTTCGACCAGTTCTCGGGGGCCACGATCACCCCCCGCGCGGTGGTCAAGACGATCTATCGCGGGCTGATGTTCTTTGACCGCAACAAGGCGGCGCTGACCGCCCCCCTGCCCCCGAAATCCTGA
- a CDS encoding RnfH family protein: protein MIVGVAYAKPTVQVWKHVDVPDTATARDAIEKSGLLDQFPEIDLSTQKIGIFGQICPLEKPLKEGDRVEIYRPIHPEAELLEKRS, encoded by the coding sequence ATGATCGTGGGTGTCGCCTATGCCAAGCCGACCGTGCAGGTCTGGAAACATGTCGATGTGCCGGACACCGCCACGGCGCGCGACGCGATCGAGAAATCCGGTCTGCTCGACCAGTTCCCCGAGATCGATCTGAGCACGCAGAAGATCGGCATTTTCGGCCAGATCTGCCCGCTGGAAAAGCCGCTGAAGGAAGGCGACCGGGTGGAGATCTATCGCCCGATCCATCCCGAAGCCGAATTGCTGGAAAAGAGAAGCTGA
- the rsxA gene encoding electron transport complex subunit RsxA, with protein MQDFLLVLLSTALVNNVVLVKFLGLCPFMGVSRKTDAAIGMGLATTFVITVASAACWLVEALILEPLDLKFLRILSMILVIAAIVQFIETVMRKVTPDLHKALGIYLPLITTNCAVLGLPLMYIQGHLSLAMSTLSGFGASVGFTLVLVIFAGMRERLAQLSVPAAFAGTPIAFVSAGLLGLAFMGFAGLVHV; from the coding sequence ATGCAAGACTTCCTTCTCGTCCTCTTGAGCACCGCGCTCGTGAACAACGTCGTGCTGGTGAAATTCCTCGGGCTCTGCCCGTTCATGGGCGTCTCGCGCAAGACCGATGCCGCGATCGGCATGGGGCTGGCCACGACCTTCGTGATCACCGTCGCCTCGGCCGCCTGCTGGCTGGTCGAGGCGCTGATCCTGGAACCGCTCGACCTGAAATTCCTGCGCATCCTGAGCATGATCCTGGTCATCGCCGCGATCGTGCAGTTCATCGAGACGGTGATGCGCAAGGTCACCCCCGACCTGCACAAGGCGCTCGGCATCTATCTGCCGCTGATCACCACGAACTGCGCCGTCCTCGGCCTGCCGCTGATGTACATTCAGGGCCATCTGAGCCTTGCGATGAGCACGCTGAGCGGCTTTGGCGCCTCGGTCGGTTTCACGCTCGTTCTGGTGATCTTTGCGGGCATGCGCGAACGGCTGGCGCAGCTTTCGGTGCCCGCGGCCTTTGCCGGAACCCCCATCGCCTTCGTGTCCGCAGGGCTTCTGGGCCTCGCCTTCATGGGCTTTGCCGGGCTCGTGCACGTCTGA
- a CDS encoding FprA family A-type flavoprotein has translation MSVPPFTIRPAAPRLDGPTGPVAVAPGVHWVGALDPGLRNFDVILKTANGTTYNAYAVRGSEGVAVIDTVKAEFAGDFFARLEAVARYDEIRLIVLNHLEPDHTGAVPELLRRAPQAQVRLSPRGLPMLRALLKDDFERYDIKGVTTGQSVSLGDRDLQFFTTPFVHWPDTQCTWLAAERVLFTCDLFGSHYCDGRLFNDLVGDFRFSFEYYFDRIMRPFRSFVAQALDLIEPLDFGIIAPAHGPILRSHPRDYLTHTRRLISSRLAAETGSEKTLLIFYVSAYGATAQLAQAIHDGAAESPDVRVSLFDLEGGEITPFLDLIEEADGIALGTPTINGDAVRTIWEMLAALVDIETRGKLGAAFGSYGWSGEAVRLVETRLQGLKMRLPEPGLRVKLHPSAAELEEGRAFGRRLADHLTGRAAPREVDFAEIAAR, from the coding sequence TTGTCCGTTCCGCCTTTCACCATCCGCCCGGCCGCGCCCCGCCTTGACGGCCCCACCGGCCCTGTCGCGGTGGCGCCCGGCGTGCATTGGGTGGGGGCGCTCGATCCGGGGCTGCGCAATTTCGACGTGATCCTGAAAACCGCGAATGGCACCACCTACAATGCCTATGCCGTGCGCGGGTCAGAGGGGGTCGCGGTGATCGACACGGTCAAGGCCGAATTCGCGGGCGACTTCTTTGCCCGGCTGGAAGCCGTTGCCCGCTATGACGAAATCCGCCTGATCGTGCTGAACCATCTGGAGCCCGATCACACCGGCGCCGTGCCCGAACTCTTGCGCCGCGCACCGCAGGCGCAGGTCCGGCTGTCGCCCCGCGGCCTGCCGATGCTGCGCGCGCTTTTGAAGGACGACTTCGAGCGTTACGACATCAAGGGCGTCACCACCGGGCAATCGGTCAGCCTGGGCGACCGCGATCTGCAGTTCTTCACCACGCCTTTCGTGCATTGGCCCGACACGCAATGCACCTGGCTGGCGGCGGAACGGGTGCTGTTCACCTGTGACCTGTTCGGCAGCCATTATTGCGACGGGCGGCTGTTCAATGACCTTGTCGGCGATTTCCGGTTTTCTTTTGAGTATTACTTCGACCGGATCATGCGCCCCTTCCGCAGTTTCGTGGCGCAGGCGCTCGACCTGATCGAGCCGCTCGATTTCGGCATCATCGCCCCCGCGCATGGGCCGATCCTGCGCAGCCATCCGCGCGATTATCTGACCCATACGCGGCGGCTGATTTCCTCGCGGCTCGCCGCCGAAACCGGCAGCGAAAAGACGCTGCTGATCTTTTACGTCTCGGCCTATGGCGCCACCGCGCAGCTGGCGCAGGCGATCCATGACGGTGCCGCCGAAAGCCCCGATGTGCGGGTGTCGCTCTTTGATCTGGAGGGCGGCGAGATCACCCCCTTCCTGGATCTGATCGAGGAGGCCGACGGCATTGCGCTGGGCACGCCGACGATCAACGGCGATGCGGTGCGCACGATCTGGGAAATGCTGGCGGCGCTGGTCGATATCGAAACCCGCGGCAAGCTGGGGGCGGCTTTCGGCTCCTATGGCTGGTCGGGCGAGGCGGTGCGGCTGGTCGAAACCCGGCTGCAGGGGCTGAAGATGCGTCTGCCGGAACCGGGGTTGCGGGTGAAGCTGCACCCCTCCGCGGCGGAACTGGAAGAGGGGCGGGCCTTCGGGCGCCGCCTTGCCGATCACCTGACCGGCCGGGCCGCGCCCCGCGAGGTCGACTTCGCCGAAATCGCGGCGCGCTGA
- a CDS encoding FAD-dependent oxidoreductase has product MTRLTRRHLALGLFATSAVAAAGGIGLALAPSDRAVIVGAGPAGAQAALALRAAHPALRVTLLERDPTRLARETGDAAAAAFVPPRTEATLSRLKAQGIEVMLDDVTDVDWTAGRLSLFSGRDAAFDRLYLAPGTTAKAEAIEGLDAEARFAMPAAWGNAREARRLAAQLAALPEAGHVVLRLPAELSHPQVALHRALVLARRIAATRPAARLTVLDATPTPALAQSFAMAKRLQGIDAQVAWITAAEGAGVTAVDARAGRIETGAGSLRADVINFVPPHVAGAIARTAGLVDASGWCPCDARGRSMLRSDAVVLGDARKGTARTLDGARLSVAATVAQA; this is encoded by the coding sequence ATGACCCGTCTGACCCGTCGCCACCTCGCCCTCGGTCTTTTCGCCACCTCTGCCGTTGCCGCGGCGGGCGGGATCGGCCTTGCCCTTGCGCCTTCGGACCGCGCCGTGATCGTCGGCGCCGGTCCCGCCGGGGCACAGGCGGCGCTGGCGCTGCGTGCCGCCCATCCCGCGCTGCGTGTAACGCTGCTGGAACGCGATCCGACCCGTCTGGCCCGGGAAACCGGCGACGCGGCCGCCGCCGCCTTTGTCCCGCCGCGCACCGAGGCGACGCTTTCCCGGCTGAAGGCGCAGGGCATCGAGGTGATGCTCGACGATGTCACCGATGTCGACTGGACGGCGGGGCGGCTTTCGCTCTTTTCCGGCCGCGATGCCGCCTTTGACCGGCTCTATCTGGCCCCGGGCACGACGGCCAAGGCCGAAGCGATCGAGGGGCTCGATGCCGAGGCGCGCTTTGCGATGCCCGCCGCCTGGGGCAATGCGCGCGAGGCGCGGCGGCTGGCGGCGCAGCTGGCCGCCCTGCCCGAGGCCGGTCATGTCGTGCTGCGCCTGCCCGCGGAGCTGAGCCATCCGCAGGTGGCGCTGCACCGTGCGCTGGTGTTGGCACGCCGGATCGCCGCCACCCGCCCCGCGGCGCGGCTGACGGTGCTCGATGCGACGCCGACGCCCGCGCTGGCGCAATCCTTCGCGATGGCGAAGCGGCTGCAGGGGATCGATGCGCAGGTGGCCTGGATCACCGCGGCGGAGGGCGCCGGGGTGACGGCCGTCGACGCGCGGGCGGGCCGGATCGAGACCGGGGCCGGGTCTCTGAGGGCCGATGTGATCAACTTCGTGCCGCCGCATGTGGCCGGGGCGATTGCCCGCACCGCGGGGCTTGTCGATGCCTCGGGCTGGTGCCCCTGCGACGCGCGGGGCCGCTCGATGCTGCGCAGCGACGCCGTCGTGCTGGGCGATGCGCGCAAGGGCACGGCCCGCACGCTGGATGGCGCCCGGCTCTCGGTCGCGGCAACGGTTGCGCAAGCCTGA
- a CDS encoding SoxR reducing system RseC family protein codes for MTGCCDDGPATGPRDLRERLRVVAVRGESLVVAADRASACAACAEAKGCGTRALMSMHRTDLMTIARPAGLIVAPGDEVEVAMSGNNLLAGAGLAYLLPALAFVVALALASGAGLSDGGAALVGGVVLMFSFLPLVLLERRARLSRALQVLDVHPGHGR; via the coding sequence ATGACCGGCTGCTGCGACGACGGTCCGGCGACCGGACCGCGCGATCTGCGCGAAAGACTGCGCGTGGTCGCGGTCAGGGGCGAAAGCCTTGTCGTCGCGGCAGACCGCGCCTCGGCCTGTGCCGCCTGCGCCGAGGCGAAGGGCTGCGGCACCAGGGCGCTGATGTCGATGCACCGCACCGATCTGATGACGATCGCGCGTCCGGCCGGGCTGATCGTCGCGCCGGGGGACGAGGTCGAGGTGGCGATGTCGGGCAACAATCTTCTGGCCGGGGCGGGGCTTGCCTATCTGCTTCCGGCGCTGGCCTTTGTCGTCGCTTTGGCGCTGGCCTCCGGGGCGGGCCTGTCGGACGGGGGCGCGGCCCTTGTTGGGGGCGTCGTGCTGATGTTTTCCTTCCTGCCGCTGGTGCTGCTGGAACGCCGCGCGCGGCTGTCGCGGGCGTTGCAGGTGCTCGACGTGCATCCGGGGCACGGCCGATGA